One Theropithecus gelada isolate Dixy chromosome 3, Tgel_1.0, whole genome shotgun sequence genomic window carries:
- the LOC112620308 gene encoding 40S ribosomal protein S10, with product MLMPKKNRIAIYELLFKEGVMVAKKDVHMPKHPELADKNVPNLHVMKAMQSLKSRGYVKEQFAWRHFYWYLTNEGIQYLRDYLHLPPEIVPATLRRSRPETGRPRPKGLEGERPARLTRGEADRDTYRRSAVPPGADKKAEAGAGSATEFQFRGGFGRGRGQPPQ from the coding sequence ATGTTGATGCCTAAGAAGAACCGGATTGCCATTTACGAACTCCTTTTTAAGGAGGGAGTCATGGTGGCCAAGAAGGATGTCCACATGCCTAAGCACCCGGAGCTGGCAGACAAGAATGTACCCAACCTTCATGTCATGAAGGCCATGCAGTCTCTCAAGTCCCGAGGCTACGTGAAGGAACAGTTTGCCTGGAGACATTTCTACTGGTACCTTACCAATGAGGGTATCCAGTATCTCCGTGATTACCTTCATCTGCCCCCGGAGATTGTGCCTGCCACCCTACGCCGTAGCCGtccagagactggcaggcctcggCCTAAAGGTCTGGAGGGTGAGCGACCTGCGAGACTCACAAGAGGGGAAGCTGACAGAGATACCTACAGACGGAGTGCTGTGCCACCTGGTGCTGACAAGAAAGCCgaggctggggctgggtcagCAACCGAATTCCAGTTTAGAGGCGGATTTGGTCGTGGACGTGGTCAGCCACCTCAGTAA